ACATGCAATCGATACAACTGACTATTATAAAAGTTACGCAAAGTATAAATCAATTGAAGAATGTCCAGTAATAGAAAAGAAAGTTATAAAAGAAAATTACAATGAATTTCTATCTAATGATTTTAAACAGGATGAATTAATACCTATGACTACTAGCGGGTCATATGGAACTCCTTTTACTTTCTACCTTACAAAGGAAAAAAAAGAAATGCAGCATGCGGAAGTAACCTTTTTTAGTAGATGGGCTAATTTTGATATTGGGGTAAAACATGGTTATGTTGCATCTAAAATAAAAAGTAAAAAAGATCAATTCATTCAAAATCAACTCTCAATTGCCCCATTTGTTATTTCAGAAGATTGGCTTTCTAACGAGATGGAAAAAATAGTTTCAAAAAAAATTAAGGTTCTTATTGGCTATCCATCTGCAATTGGAGCAATTGCTAAATTCTTTGTTTCTAAGAATAAATTCTATAAACTTGATGGAGTAATCACTATATCTGAAATTCTTACAGAAGATGTAAGGTTAAATGTAAAAAAAGCATTTGGGGTCACTCCAATAAGTAGATATTCCACAGAAGAATTAGGCGTATTAGGAATTGAATGTAAGAAAAATCAAAAACATCATCTTAATAATATTAATTATATTATTGAAATACTAGATGAACATGATAACCCTGTTAAACCTGGGGAAACTGGGCGGGTAGTAGTAACGGATCTTTATTCTTACGCTATGCCTTTAATAAGGTATGATACTGGTGACCTAGCAGTTTTAGGGAAAGGTAATTGTAACTGCGGATTAGAAACTCCCTATCTTGAGAGGTTAACAGGAAGAAAGTTAGAAGTTCTTTATAATACTGATGGTACGCCTGTTGCTTCTATGGGATTAAATGGTAAGATGAGGGACATTGAAAATATTTTGCAGTTCCAAATTATACAAGTGGGTGAGAAAGATTATAAAATTAATTTAGTAGCTATGAAAGGTTTTTCTGAGGAAAAAGAAATTATTAGAAGGTACAAGGAATTATTTGGATATGACTCAAATATTAAAGTGGAATATTTAGAAGATATACCTCCATTAAAATCAGGAAAGAGACCATATATCCTTCAAAAACATTATTAAAGTTATCAATATAACAAGCTATAAAATAAACTGTTGAGGTGAAAAGTCAATGGAAAATAAACTATATCTCTCTGCACCTCATATGAGTGGTAACGAACAAAAATACATACAGGAAGCTTTTGATTTAAATTGGATTGCTCCCTTAGGTAATAACGTTAACGAGTTTGAGAAGATTATAGCTGATTATAATTCGGTCGCTGGAGCTTCTGTAGTTACATCAGGTACTAGCGCTATTCATTTAGCATTAAGATTATTAGGTGTAGAAGAAAATGATTCAATAATTTGTTCATCTTTAACATTTGTAGCTAGTGCTAATCCGATTCTTTATCAAGGTGCTAAGCCTATATTTATTGATTCCGAGCCGGATACTTGGAATATGTGTCCTGAGGCTTTAAGAAGAGCCTTAAAAAGATTAAATGAAACGAATGAACTTCCTAAAGCAGCTATAATAGTAAATCTTTATGGTCAGCCAGCAAAAATGGAAGAGCTTATAGATATATGTACAGATTACGAAGTTTCTGTAATTGAAGATGCAGCAGAATCATTGGGAAGTGAATATAAAGGGCAAAAGAGTGGCACTTTTGGGGATTTTGGAATTTTCTCTTTTAATGGTAATAAAATTATAACTACCTCTGGAGGAGGAGCATTAATCTCTAACAATAAAGAAGCCTTGGATAAATCTAGGTTTTTAGCCACACAAGCGAGAGATAATGCTCTCCATTATCAACACAGTGAACTGGGTTATAATTATAGAATGAGTAATATTGTGGCAGGTATCGGAAGAGCTCAATTAGAAATCCTTGATTTACGTGTCCAGCAACGGAGGAATGTATATAAGAGGTATTATGAGGAACTTAGTAATCTTCCAGGGTTTTATTTTATGCCTGAGTTGGAAGGAACCAAATCAAATAGATGGCTTACAGCTTTAACAGTAGATCCTAATGAAGCAGGCGTTACAAGCTTAGACATCATTGAAGCATTAGGTGAAGAAAATATAGAGGCCAGGCCTGTCTGGAAGCCTCTACATTTGCAACCCCTATTTGAAGGAGTGCCTTATTATCCTCACCAAGAAAATTATAGTGTCTCTGATAAACTATTTAAATATGGTTTATGTCTTCCTTCTGGTTCCAACATGGAAGCTGAAGATCAAGAAAGAGTTATTTCTATAATTAAAGAGCTAGTTAAAGAGAGGAACTAGATAATAAAAAGGCCTTCAATCAGAGGGCCTTTTTTAAATTTACCACTTAAATATGAATAGAAATAAGTAACCTATCATTTTTATATATTCCTTAAAAACTATTTGTGTTTCTTCTACAGACATACCATTATCAGGATTGTAATCTGAAAATGCTGTCAAATAACTTAATACTACAGACCTTTCATATACTTTGTTTACAGCCATGGAAATGACCCAGGTCTGCCATCTTTTTGATCCAACTCTACCAATATATTGATCCACTTAAGACAAAGCTGATCCACCCTCCTATATAATAAAGAAGCACCTTAACGGTGCCATTTTATTATGTAGGGGGTTTTTTTGTGGTTAAGTATCGAGAGATATTAAGGCTTCAGGCACAAGGAGTCACTCAAAGGGGGATAGCTTCAAGTTGTGGACATTCCAGGAACACTGTAAGGGAAGTGCTAAAACGAGCGGAGGAAAAAGGTGTATGTTGGCCATTGGACAAGGATGTGACTGACTTAGATTTACTGTCCATTCTGTTCCCGGAAAAGAAACTTCCTTCCGATCATCGGCGCAAGCCAGATGGTGAATATATTCATAAGGAATTGGCGAAGTCAGGTGTCACTTTATCTCTATTATGGGATGAATACTCTGTGCAGAGCAGGGCGAATAATGAAATCCCATACAGCTATCGCCAGTTTTGCAGGTTTTATAATGACTATGCACGAAAAACGAAAGCTACCATGCGTATTAAAAGGAAACCTGGAGAACAGCTGGAAGTTGACTGGGCAGGGGATACAATGCATCTGACCGACCACTTAACTGGTGAGAAGATACCTGCGTATATTTTCGTTAGTGTTTTACCTTGTAGTCAGTATGCATATGTAGAAGCATTTTTGTCCATGAACAGTGAAAGCTGGATTACAGCTCATATTCATGCTTTTGAATTTTTTGGGGGAATCCCGAGAATTATCGTCCCTGATAACTTAAAAACTGGTGTAACGAAATCATCTCGTACTGAACCTATCATTAACCCGACTTATCAAGAGATGGCTGAACATTATCAGACAACTATAATCCCAGCACGAGTCTCTCACCCAAAAGATAAACCAAGTGTAGAAGTTACTGTAGGCCACATATCAACGTGGATTATTGCTTCTCTTCGTAATCAAAAATTCTTTACTCTCATAGAAGTTAATAAGGCAATAAAAGAGAAGTTAGAAGAATTCAATACTAAAGATTTTCAGAAAAAAAGTGGAAATAGGCAGAAAGCATTTTTAGAGGAAGAAAAGTTCGCTCTTATGCCTCTGCCTACTTCATCCTATGAAATGGCGACTTGGACAACGGCGACTGTCCAACCCGACTATCATATAAAAGCTGATTCTAAATTTTATTCTGTTCCTTATGATTATATCAAATGTACAGTAGACGTCAGAATGACTAGAACAATAGTAGAAGTATTTTATAAAAATGCACGGATTGCCTCCCATAAGAGATTAAGTAGATATGGGGATTCTTTTCAAACGATTCCAGATCATATGCCTAGAAAACACCAGCAATATTTAGAGCTTGATAAAGAGTACATTTTAAAATGGGGGAAGTCCGCAGGACCGTTCACATTATTAACCATTGAAAAGATTTTAGAAAGCTACCCAACTGAAAAGCAAGGCTTAAAATCAACCTTCGGTTTAATTAAGTTAGCAGATAAGTATTCCATTGAACGTGTCGAAGACGCCTGCGAAAGAATTTTGTCCTATACTCCAAGACCTAAACTCAAAAGTGTTCAGACCATTTTAAAAACGGGCCAGGATAAATTCGATCCTAAAATGGTGACAAAAAAATCTAGTGAACGAAAAAATGATAGCGCTTATGGTTTTACACGCGGTGCGAACTATTATGGAGGTAAAAATCATGACAACTGATAATACTCTAATAAAATTAAATGAAATGCGTATGACAGCAATGGCAGAGAAATTTACTGAACAATTAAGTAACCCTGAATATCAAGAATTATCATTTGAGGATCGTTTTGGATTACTGGTTGACATGGAATGGTCACGAAGACAAAATAGTAAACTCGATCGATTGATAAAGGCAGCTGAATTAAGAGACACTCAAGCATGTATTGAAGACATCAGGTATTACTCTGACCGGAAATTGGACAAAAACCAAATCTTGCGTTTGGCGACAGGTAGCTATATTGAAGAGCACCACAACATCATTCTTATGGGCGCCTCTGGAAATGGTAAAACATACTTGGGTTGTGCCTTTGGCAACGCAGCATGTCGGCAGTTTTATAAAGTGAAATACACCCGTCTCCCCGACTTATTAGACGAATTAGCCATCGCTAGAGGCGAAGGGATCTACAGAAAAGTAATGAAAAAATATAAAAAAGTTAACTTACTCATATTAGACGAATGGCTTCTAACACCTCTAAATGATACGGAAGCAAGAGACCTTCTAGAAATTGTGGAGGCACGTCACCAACAAGGATCCACTATTTTCTGTTCACAATTTGATCCGCGAGGATGGCATGAAAAAATAGGAGAAAGCACACTGGCTGACGCCATTCTCGATCGAATCGTTCACGATTCATATAATATTGTCATTGACGGAGAAATGTCGATGAGAGAACGTTACGGATTACACCAGTAAAACTCAGATCCACCATCATGTATGGTAGTGGCTCACTTATGGCGCGAGTGGCTCAATTCCTTGTCCTAAGTGGATCAAAAAGATGGCAGAGGCGGATCTAACCTCTGTCTTTCTTCATACTTCTTCAAATGTAAACTTACTTCTTAATGAATGATAATTACTAGTGACTATTATGGCGGAATTAAATGCGTTATCTTTTACAATATCTTTAGATAATAAAGCATTCTCATATGTACTTCTTGCTTTTGGCTCTTCTAGTATGTTTATGGCATTCTAAAAATGTAAGCTTTGGCAGCTAATTTTTATGTAGTATATGAAACATAAAAAAAGTCACTTGCCAACTGTCAACAACGGTTTGTAATTCCCTATTTTCAACGGAATCAAATTCCCGGATATCATCGAGTATTAGCTGGCTGAATGCCAGCCTTTTTCTTTTCCCTTAAACGGTAAGAATCCCCTTTGATATTGAAGGTTGTAGAATGGTGGATCAGTCGATCCAGGATTGCCGTAGCTAATACTTCGTCTCCAAATATCTTTCTTCATTCCACATATGACTTGTTAGATGTAATAATCATAGCTCCATGCTCGTATCTTCTCGATATTATTTGAAAAAGGATATGCGCACTCAGTTCATCAAAGCTAAAATAGCCGATTTCATCCATTATAAGTAACTCCGGACGACTATACCGTTTGATAATCCGTTGGATTAGACCTTGCTTTTCTGCCTTCTGACATTCCGCAATAAAATCATTCGCTGTAATAAATAAGGCCTGGTGCCCTTGGGTTATAGCTTCAAATGCCATAGAGATAGCCAAGTGAGTTTTCCCTACACCTGGTGGCCCTAAAAGAAGAATATTATCTCCATTATGAATGTATCTTCCTGACAAAACTTCTTTAACTCTGCGTTCATCAATGCTAGGTTGAAAGCTAAAGTCAAAATCATGGATGCTTTTAATGTACGGTAACTTTGCTTTCTTGAGACGCTTTTCTAAAGCTAGTTTTTCCTTTTGCTCAATTTCTTGGGACAAAACAGTGATTAAGAAGTCCGAATATGGTACATTATTTTTAGATGCGTCTTCGAGTAGGCCATCAATTTGATCGGCGGTATAGTGCCAACCGATCTTTTCTAAGCGTTCAACTAAAAGGTTCGTGCTCATTATTGATCACCTCCTTCTAGTTGCTCATACATGTGAAGAGGACGTTGTGCCACTTCTATGTCAGGGGACTGTAAACGGCTGTGGGTCGGCAAACCAACAGTAGTCGTTTGCAGTCCTTTATAATGTTCCAGATTAATATGATCTCGCACTTTTCCAATCATTAAAGGATGCTTAGCTATACATTCATAAGAATCGTAGACCTCTAAGTGATGGTCCAGCATTTCTTTAATCTTTAATTCTTGACCAACGTACCGAATAAGGTACGGAATAACGTTTGCCTTTATAAGAAACAAAACAATCCTTGCTCACCGTTCTAATTTCCCAGTGGTTAATAGGAAAGAGCGGTTTACTGTTAGAAGCACTCAAATATTTCTGTTCATGTTGAAAGCGAGTATGTGGAGGTTCCATGGTTGTTTGGTGAATCTTTCGATTCGGTGTTTGATCGAGCCACTCTCTCATATCTTCATTTAATGCTCTTAGCGTCGGCCTATGTTTACGCTGCAGAAAATTTTTCTTTATATAGCCCACGACATTTTCTACTTTTCCTTTAGTTTGAGGTCTATAGGGTTTACATGCCTTTGGAGCTATCCCATAGTAAGCCAAGAACTCTTCAAACTTTCGGTTAAATCGTATTTCCACTGGACTATGCTTAATAACGGCTGTTTTCATATTGTCATAGAGAATTTGCTCTGGAACCCCATTAAAATAAGCGAATGCATTCATATGACATTTCATTAAGGTTTCTAAATCCATACTGTCCGTAAATTCTACGTATTTCATTCTGGAAAAGCTTAACACCATGGTAAATGCATAAACCTCTTTTAATTCTTCATAGACTTCAAACTTTCCAACATGTCCCCAATCCATTTGAGCTTGTTTTCCTGGTGTAGTCTCGTATCGTATGGTTGCTTGCTTTTTAGGACGAGCCCTATAAGGACGTACAAAATCCCGAATGATTGTAATTTTTCCTTCATAACCTAAAGCCATAATCTCATTTAAAAGAACCTCACAGTTTGTAGTCCCTTCTTTAATCCTTTTTTCTAAGTACTCCTTATAAGGATCCAGTTTACTTGGCCTCTTTTGAGAGCTTTTTTTCTTTGGTAATTCATCAGAATTTATGTACTTACGGATGGTTTTAGGATCAAACCCTGTTTCTTCAGAAATAACTGTGACCGTCCATCCTTTTTGATGTAGCTCTCTAATCATAAAAAACTCCCCAATCTTGACCATCATTTCTACACTCCAAATCACTAGGTAATATAGAAATGATTATCCGTTATTATTGGGGAATTTGAAACCGTTGTTATTAGGGATTTTAGCACCGTTGCTTACACATTTGAACGGTTCGTGTTACATTATGGCTTCAACTATGAGTTTTGTAATCCAGGGAAAGGAAATGAAAAAGGACATGTGGAAGCCATGGTTAAGTATGTGCGAAATAATTTCCTTTTGCCTGAATGTACCATCCTGGACCTTGATCACTTCAATGAGACTTTATGGACATTAGCTGAAGAAGACAGAGATCGTATGCATTATGAGAAGGATATTTTACAAGCATACCTTCACGCAGAACATAAAGATGAGTGGTTAATGATCCCCGTTAAATCTTTTGATTGCGTAAGGCATGAAACATTAACCGCAGATAAGTATGGGATGGTCTCGGTAGACCAAAAGCAGTACTCTACTTCTCCGCGTTTTGCCAAGCAGAAAGTAAATGTCCAAATCACCTATAATTCTGTTGTCATTCTAAATGATCATAACGAGGTGATTGTGAAGCACAACAGATTGTATGGAATAAAGAGAAAGTCGATGATTTGGCAGCCATATTTAGATTTATTGTCCAGACGCCCAATGGCAATCAAGTATTCGAACTTGTATGAGCAGTTTCCGCCAGTATGGACGAAATACTTAAACCGTTGCACAGAGCACGAACAGAAAGAATCCTTACAATTACTCGGGAAACTGTTGAAGAATAATGACTTTGAATTATTGAATCAAGCACTTGAATTGGCAATGAAGCATGGTCACCCTAAAGCAGATCAGATTAAGCATTGTTTTTATTCGATCATCCAAGGAGACAGCAACTATCAAACCATTACGCCAACGATGAAAGTTCCTAAAGTGCCGGCGGCCACCAGGGGATTGTCCCACTATGATTCCCTTATGGAAAATGGAGGTGGCATGAAGTGAATCAACAAATAGAAATGTTGGCGAAACGTTTGAAATTAAGCTGGATTCGAGAGCATTACCAGGAGGTCAAAGCCGATACGAATGAAGAATTCCTTCTGGAATTATTCAAACGAGAAGTAGAGAATCGGGAAGAAAGAAAAATCAACCTTTTACTTAGTCAGGCTCAACTACCCAAGACAGGGACTCAACCATTTCAGTGGGAGCATATTCAAATCCCACAAGGGATTAGCCGAGAAGTTGTGTTGAATGGCGACTTCATCCATGAAAAAGAAAACCTCATTTTATATGGAGGGGTTGGCACAGGAAAAACATATTTGGCAACGTTAATTAGCTTGAATGCCATACATAGGTTTGGCAGTAAAGTGAAGTTCTTTACGGTGGCATCTTTGGTGAATCATCTCATTGAAGCCAACCAAAAAGGAGAACTTCAGAAAGTAATGAAGCAGATTTAAAAGCTTGATTTATTAGTG
This window of the Halobacillus sp. Marseille-Q1614 genome carries:
- a CDS encoding phenylacetate--CoA ligase family protein, producing the protein MRKALFKITQRVKNGRVFEKIANMEELYGVAGEKEQEKKFTTLLKHAIDTTDYYKSYAKYKSIEECPVIEKKVIKENYNEFLSNDFKQDELIPMTTSGSYGTPFTFYLTKEKKEMQHAEVTFFSRWANFDIGVKHGYVASKIKSKKDQFIQNQLSIAPFVISEDWLSNEMEKIVSKKIKVLIGYPSAIGAIAKFFVSKNKFYKLDGVITISEILTEDVRLNVKKAFGVTPISRYSTEELGVLGIECKKNQKHHLNNINYIIEILDEHDNPVKPGETGRVVVTDLYSYAMPLIRYDTGDLAVLGKGNCNCGLETPYLERLTGRKLEVLYNTDGTPVASMGLNGKMRDIENILQFQIIQVGEKDYKINLVAMKGFSEEKEIIRRYKELFGYDSNIKVEYLEDIPPLKSGKRPYILQKHY
- the istB gene encoding IS21-like element helper ATPase IstB, whose product is MTTDNTLIKLNEMRMTAMAEKFTEQLSNPEYQELSFEDRFGLLVDMEWSRRQNSKLDRLIKAAELRDTQACIEDIRYYSDRKLDKNQILRLATGSYIEEHHNIILMGASGNGKTYLGCAFGNAACRQFYKVKYTRLPDLLDELAIARGEGIYRKVMKKYKKVNLLILDEWLLTPLNDTEARDLLEIVEARHQQGSTIFCSQFDPRGWHEKIGESTLADAILDRIVHDSYNIVIDGEMSMRERYGLHQ
- a CDS encoding DegT/DnrJ/EryC1/StrS aminotransferase family protein, coding for MENKLYLSAPHMSGNEQKYIQEAFDLNWIAPLGNNVNEFEKIIADYNSVAGASVVTSGTSAIHLALRLLGVEENDSIICSSLTFVASANPILYQGAKPIFIDSEPDTWNMCPEALRRALKRLNETNELPKAAIIVNLYGQPAKMEELIDICTDYEVSVIEDAAESLGSEYKGQKSGTFGDFGIFSFNGNKIITTSGGGALISNNKEALDKSRFLATQARDNALHYQHSELGYNYRMSNIVAGIGRAQLEILDLRVQQRRNVYKRYYEELSNLPGFYFMPELEGTKSNRWLTALTVDPNEAGVTSLDIIEALGEENIEARPVWKPLHLQPLFEGVPYYPHQENYSVSDKLFKYGLCLPSGSNMEAEDQERVISIIKELVKERN
- the istA gene encoding IS21 family transposase is translated as MVKYREILRLQAQGVTQRGIASSCGHSRNTVREVLKRAEEKGVCWPLDKDVTDLDLLSILFPEKKLPSDHRRKPDGEYIHKELAKSGVTLSLLWDEYSVQSRANNEIPYSYRQFCRFYNDYARKTKATMRIKRKPGEQLEVDWAGDTMHLTDHLTGEKIPAYIFVSVLPCSQYAYVEAFLSMNSESWITAHIHAFEFFGGIPRIIVPDNLKTGVTKSSRTEPIINPTYQEMAEHYQTTIIPARVSHPKDKPSVEVTVGHISTWIIASLRNQKFFTLIEVNKAIKEKLEEFNTKDFQKKSGNRQKAFLEEEKFALMPLPTSSYEMATWTTATVQPDYHIKADSKFYSVPYDYIKCTVDVRMTRTIVEVFYKNARIASHKRLSRYGDSFQTIPDHMPRKHQQYLELDKEYILKWGKSAGPFTLLTIEKILESYPTEKQGLKSTFGLIKLADKYSIERVEDACERILSYTPRPKLKSVQTILKTGQDKFDPKMVTKKSSERKNDSAYGFTRGANYYGGKNHDN
- a CDS encoding YdcF family protein, with protein sequence MNILEEPKARSTYENALLSKDIVKDNAFNSAIIVTSNYHSLRSKFTFEEV